A genomic region of Sulfobacillus acidophilus DSM 10332 contains the following coding sequences:
- a CDS encoding hypothetical protein (KEGG: cbb:CLD_0795 hypothetical protein~SPTR: Putative membrane protein) produces the protein MFRSEWHRIQSRWKQWLFAVTIMVVFIGQGLWSYARVPSVDTHQNAYMAYLSALGSGSSAYWIGVLPLIAVLIAADSVAWDRRTGSLRFYLARTDRLRYILGKWLAVMAFTALIVALGLAISGSVAAIAFPDTLPPWHWVHGVATLTTAGVPAMYRNPYPVFAHALFFRHPLLYAVLISGLVLLSAGVWASLALVLSLWTTNIYMVLAGPWIVYLGSTILLGLPMVAATPWAPLVMSGPLVNSFSGPVVAALAYWALALMFFGWVLIASFRRRRDFLD, from the coding sequence ATGTTTCGGAGCGAATGGCATCGGATCCAATCTCGGTGGAAACAGTGGCTTTTCGCCGTGACGATTATGGTGGTCTTTATCGGTCAGGGACTGTGGAGCTATGCTCGGGTGCCGTCGGTCGATACGCACCAGAATGCGTATATGGCCTATCTCTCGGCACTCGGCAGCGGATCCTCGGCATACTGGATTGGGGTTTTGCCGTTAATCGCGGTTCTCATTGCGGCCGACAGTGTGGCGTGGGATCGGCGCACGGGCAGCTTGCGTTTTTACTTAGCGCGCACGGATCGCCTGCGCTACATTTTGGGCAAATGGCTGGCCGTGATGGCCTTTACGGCCCTAATTGTGGCCTTGGGCCTGGCGATTTCCGGCAGTGTCGCCGCGATCGCTTTTCCCGATACGTTACCGCCTTGGCACTGGGTCCACGGCGTGGCAACGCTCACAACCGCCGGGGTTCCCGCGATGTACCGCAATCCCTACCCCGTATTTGCCCACGCCCTGTTCTTCCGGCACCCGCTGCTCTATGCGGTTCTGATCAGTGGATTGGTTCTTTTGTCGGCGGGTGTCTGGGCCTCGCTCGCTCTCGTGCTGTCGCTGTGGACGACGAATATCTATATGGTGTTGGCAGGCCCTTGGATTGTCTACCTGGGTTCAACGATTCTTCTGGGGTTGCCCATGGTGGCGGCCACGCCGTGGGCGCCGCTGGTCATGTCGGGACCGTTGGTGAATAGCTTTTCGGGGCCGGTCGTCGCGGCACTGGCATATTGGGCGTTGGCCTTGATGTTTTTTGGATGGGTTTTGATCGCGTCCTTTCGCCGAAGGAGGGATTTTCTTGATTGA
- a CDS encoding Monosaccharide-transporting ATPase (PFAM: ABC transporter~COGs: COG1131 ABC-type multidrug transport system ATPase component~InterPro IPR003439:IPR003593~KEGG: gct:GC56T3_0342 ABC transporter related protein~PFAM: ABC transporter-like~PRIAM: Monosaccharide-transporting ATPase~SMART: ATPase, AAA+ type, core~SPTR: ABC transporter related protein) produces MIDQKEPTPPGVPAIVAQGVTKALGHEVVLANLDLTVHFGEIIGIVGPNGSGKTLLLRLLCGFAYPDAGTIQVDGRDLSRPGWAGHLATNVGVLIETPGFLPYLSGFDNLRLLALIQNRIGPSQIREALERVGLDPHNRRPVRTYSLGMRQRLGIAQAIMEQPRILLLDEPTNGLDPEFTDAFLALMRRLRDGGTAIVWTSHELDEVRSVADRVLTVRQQRLVAVSSGGHILS; encoded by the coding sequence TTGATTGATCAGAAGGAACCGACGCCGCCCGGGGTACCCGCCATCGTTGCGCAAGGTGTCACCAAAGCTTTAGGGCATGAGGTTGTGCTGGCGAATCTGGATTTAACGGTTCACTTCGGAGAAATTATCGGGATTGTCGGCCCTAACGGATCGGGGAAAACCCTGTTGTTGCGTCTCTTGTGCGGATTTGCGTATCCCGATGCCGGCACGATTCAGGTGGACGGGCGCGATCTGTCCCGGCCGGGATGGGCGGGCCATCTCGCCACGAACGTGGGGGTCCTTATTGAAACGCCCGGATTCTTACCGTATTTGTCCGGTTTCGACAACTTACGCCTTTTGGCGCTGATTCAAAATCGCATTGGCCCTTCACAAATTCGCGAAGCCTTGGAACGCGTCGGGCTGGATCCTCATAATCGTCGCCCGGTTCGCACATATTCCTTGGGTATGCGACAACGACTTGGTATCGCCCAGGCGATTATGGAGCAGCCCCGAATCCTTTTGCTCGATGAACCCACTAACGGACTGGATCCCGAATTTACCGACGCCTTTTTGGCCCTGATGCGACGCTTGCGCGATGGAGGTACCGCGATTGTCTGGACCTCGCACGAGCTCGACGAGGTGCGTTCGGTGGCCGATCGGGTGCTGACTGTGCGCCAGCAGCGACTCGTGGCCGTGTCATCCGGAGGCCACATACTCTCATGA
- a CDS encoding protein of unknown function DUF1089 (PFAM: Protein of unknown function (DUF1089)~COGs: COG3554 conserved hypothetical protein~InterPro IPR009467~KEGG: gym:GYMC10_1966 protein of unknown function DUF1089~PFAM: Protein of unknown function DUF1089~SPTR: Putative uncharacterized protein) — MIHIIWRDSNHLSLESCRVTGGGTTIITGEVVGNLQGFWGTLTYEVHCRPDGSTHWVRSRVCHEQGEMFWTMNREEDGRWRVNGELDPSLASCQDVDIGVTPSTNTLVIRRLGLKVGASQDLSAAWLRFPDLTVHVLPQRYTRISTDVYRYESLASGFQAMLQVDEYGIVRKYDDLWESLSVFER, encoded by the coding sequence TTGATCCATATTATTTGGCGGGACAGCAATCACCTCAGTCTCGAATCTTGTCGGGTGACAGGAGGCGGGACTACCATCATCACGGGCGAAGTCGTCGGGAATCTTCAGGGTTTTTGGGGGACCTTGACATATGAGGTTCACTGCCGGCCTGACGGCAGTACGCACTGGGTGCGTAGTCGGGTCTGCCATGAACAGGGCGAAATGTTCTGGACGATGAACCGGGAAGAGGATGGACGCTGGCGTGTGAATGGGGAACTTGACCCGAGTCTTGCCTCCTGTCAAGATGTGGACATCGGGGTGACGCCGTCGACAAACACTCTGGTCATCCGTCGGCTTGGGTTGAAAGTGGGGGCATCCCAGGACTTGTCCGCGGCGTGGCTCCGCTTTCCGGATCTCACCGTGCATGTGTTGCCGCAACGCTATACGCGGATCTCCACCGACGTTTACCGTTATGAATCCCTAGCCAGCGGCTTTCAGGCGATGTTACAGGTCGATGAATATGGTATCGTCCGGAAATATGACGATTTGTGGGAAAGCCTTTCGGTGTTTGAGCGGTAA
- a CDS encoding GCN5-related N-acetyltransferase (PFAM: Acetyltransferase (GNAT) family~InterPro IPR000182~KEGG: cpr:CPR_0853 acetyltransferase~PFAM: GCN5-related N-acetyltransferase~SPTR: GCN5-related N-acetyltransferase), translating into MLDKTLPYFNVIMKRQAGLPIAQHALPAEFSLSAFVPGDEMEWAHIETAVGEFMTVDEALAYFQATYLPHRDELVRRCLFLRRDDGQAVGTITGWWNTTEERRNPSVHWLAVLPDYQRLGLGKALVSECLKQLVWLEGNRDIFLHTQTWSHRAIAIYLKAGFEFVRQGSFGGYPNNYDKAMPILRTVLPSLVH; encoded by the coding sequence GTGTTAGATAAGACTTTACCGTACTTTAACGTCATCATGAAACGCCAGGCAGGATTGCCCATTGCCCAACATGCACTGCCTGCCGAATTTTCATTATCGGCATTTGTTCCTGGCGACGAAATGGAGTGGGCCCACATTGAGACCGCGGTTGGCGAGTTCATGACGGTCGACGAGGCCCTCGCGTACTTCCAAGCAACATACCTGCCGCATCGCGACGAGCTTGTCCGGCGCTGCCTGTTTTTGCGAAGAGACGATGGTCAAGCGGTGGGTACTATAACGGGTTGGTGGAACACAACAGAAGAGCGGCGAAATCCCTCCGTTCATTGGTTGGCCGTCCTCCCTGACTACCAGAGACTCGGTCTCGGGAAGGCACTAGTCTCGGAATGCCTGAAACAATTGGTGTGGTTGGAGGGCAACCGAGACATCTTTCTGCATACCCAAACCTGGAGTCATCGGGCAATTGCGATCTACCTAAAGGCCGGATTTGAGTTTGTTAGACAGGGTTCATTTGGTGGCTATCCCAATAATTACGATAAAGCCATGCCAATTTTACGAACCGTGTTGCCTTCTTTAGTACACTGA